In the genome of Vanacampus margaritifer isolate UIUO_Vmar chromosome 1, RoL_Vmar_1.0, whole genome shotgun sequence, one region contains:
- the ormdl2 gene encoding ORM1-like protein 2 isoform X2, with translation MNVGVAHSEVNPNTQVMNSRGIWLAYLLLTVVLHVVLLSIPFFSVPLVWTLTNVIHNLAMYVFLHTVKGTPFETPDQGKARLLTHWEQMDYGIQFTASRKFLTISPIVLYILASFYTKYDATHFLINTCSLLSVLLPKLPQFHGVRIFGINKY, from the exons ATGAACGTGGGTGTGGCTCACAGCGAGGTCAACCCCAACACGCAGGTGATGAACAGTCGCGGCATCTGGCTGGCTTACCTGCTGCTGACCGTCGTGCTGCACGTGGTCCTGCTCAGTATTCCCTTCTTCAGCGTGCCGCTCGTCTGGACGCTCACCAACGTCATCCACAACCTG GCCATGTACGTGTTCCTGCACACGGTGAAGGGCACGCCCTTCGAGACGCCCGATCAGGGAAAAGCGCGCCTGCTCACACACTGGGAACAGATGGACTACGGCATCCAGTTCACTGCCTCGCGCAAATTCCTCACCATCTCGCCCATCGTTCT CTACATTTTGGCCAGCTTCTACACAAAGTACGACGCCACGCATTTCCTAATCAACACGTGCTCCCTCCTCAGCGTCCTTTTGCCAAAGTTGCCGCAGTTCCACGGAGTGCGAATATTCGGAATCAATAAATACTGa
- the ormdl2 gene encoding ORM1-like protein 2 isoform X1 gives MTKEQSKWAGLNPNEPFPGQQRNHAKMNVGVAHSEVNPNTQVMNSRGIWLAYLLLTVVLHVVLLSIPFFSVPLVWTLTNVIHNLAMYVFLHTVKGTPFETPDQGKARLLTHWEQMDYGIQFTASRKFLTISPIVLYILASFYTKYDATHFLINTCSLLSVLLPKLPQFHGVRIFGINKY, from the exons ATGACTAAGGAACAGTCCAAGTGGGCAGGGTTAAATCCAAACGAGCCATTTCCTGGTCAGCAACGAAATCACGCGAag ATGAACGTGGGTGTGGCTCACAGCGAGGTCAACCCCAACACGCAGGTGATGAACAGTCGCGGCATCTGGCTGGCTTACCTGCTGCTGACCGTCGTGCTGCACGTGGTCCTGCTCAGTATTCCCTTCTTCAGCGTGCCGCTCGTCTGGACGCTCACCAACGTCATCCACAACCTG GCCATGTACGTGTTCCTGCACACGGTGAAGGGCACGCCCTTCGAGACGCCCGATCAGGGAAAAGCGCGCCTGCTCACACACTGGGAACAGATGGACTACGGCATCCAGTTCACTGCCTCGCGCAAATTCCTCACCATCTCGCCCATCGTTCT CTACATTTTGGCCAGCTTCTACACAAAGTACGACGCCACGCATTTCCTAATCAACACGTGCTCCCTCCTCAGCGTCCTTTTGCCAAAGTTGCCGCAGTTCCACGGAGTGCGAATATTCGGAATCAATAAATACTGa